Sequence from the Pedobacter sp. D749 genome:
GTGATTATGTTTTGAGTGGTGGTGAGCTTCCTGCTGCGATTGTGGTAGATGCTGTGGTGCGTTTAATCCCCGGTGTTTTAAATGATGAGACCTCTGCCCTATCTGATAGTTTTCAGGGAGAATTGCTTGATGCACCAGTTTATACGCGGCCGGCAGATTGGCGCGGATATAAAGTGCCGGATGTTTTATTAAGTGGCCACGAGGCAAAAGTGAATGAGTGGAGACACGAACAGGCCTTAGAACGGACTAAAACGCGCCGCCCTGACCTTTTGGAATAGAAGCATTTAACACAATCGAATGTGGAATTCATAAAGAATGTGGAAAAAATTAAATTAGGTTTTTTTTTATCAAAAATAATCCCTAATATTGCAATCCGATTTTCACGGGATGAAATATCGATTTAATAGCTTAAAATCATGGATTTAGTAAAATTTGTTGAAGAGCAGGCCATCGCGAAAAAAGATTTTCCTGCGTTCAAGTCTGGCGATACAGTGAGCGTACACTATAAAATTCGCGAAGGTAATAAGGAACGTATCCAAATTTACCAAGGTGTTGTGATACAACGTAACAGTGCTGGTGCTAACGAAACTTTCACAGTTCGTAAAATGAGCAACAGTATTGGGGTTGAGCGTATTTTCCCTATCAACTCTCCAAACATTGAGAAGGTAGAAGTAAATAGCTATGGTAAAGTTCGTAGAGCGAAATTGTTCTATTTACGTGCTTTAACTGGTAAAGCCGCTCGTATCAAATCTTTGAGAAAATAATATTCTTTATTATAAGATATAGCCTTCACGATTCATTTCGTGGAGGTTTTTTTGTTTATACCTTTGTTAAATGTTAGACTCTGCTTTTTTCGACCAGGTTTTTTGGGGCAATACTGTAAAAGCCTATTTTCTTTTAGGTGGCATTCTTTTTTTAGGCCTAATATTCAAAAGGATTGTATCAAAACTTTTAAGTAAACTGCTGTTTAGGCTCTTTAAAAATTTCTCTAGTCAATCTCATGACGAAGCATTTGTTGGGCTTTTACTTAAGCCGATAGAGGTTTTTATTCTTTTAACTACACTTTATCTTTCCATTAACCAGTTAAAACACCCGTTAGAGGTAGCTGTATTCCATTATAGTAAATTAATCGGTAAGGTTAAAGAGTTAATTCCGGTAACCATTGGCGATTGTATCGACCGGATATTTTTGTTTGGGATCATCCTATCTGTTTTTTGGATTATCTTAAGAATAATCGACTTCATTAGTCACGTTTGGTTATATAAAGCATCGCTTACTGAAAATAAGGCCGACGATCAACTGGTACCCTTTTTAAAAGAGCTGTTGAAAACGGTAGTGATCTTTATTGGTTTTTTTACCCTGCTGGGTTTTGTTTTCGAGGTTAATGTATTGACGCTGATTACCGGATTGGGTATTGGTGGTATTGCTATTGCATTGGCGGCTAAAGAGAGCTTAGAGAACTTAATAGGTTCGTTCACCATCTTTTTAGATAAACCTTTTACCGTTGGCGACCTGGTGAAGGTTGACGGTGTGGAAGGCACTGTAGAAAAGGTCGGTTTCAGAAGTACAAGGATCAGAACTTCCGAAAAAACCATGGCTACCCTACCCAATAGGGGCATGATCGATGGGGTTTTAGAAAACCTTTCATTGAGAAATTCACGTAAAGTATCATTTGTGATCGGACTTACATACGAAACCAGTTCCGATTCGTTAAGAAAAATTATCACCGAAATTGAAAGTTACATCAATAATCATGAGGGCACCAGCGATGATGGAAATGCCTCCTTTAAAAGCTTTGGTGATTCGGGTTTAAATGTTGAGGTCAACTATTTTGTAACGGTACTTAATTATACCGAATTCCTTAAAATCAGACAGGAAATCAACCTGGAGATTATGGATATCGTGATCCGTAATAAATCTGATTTTGCTTACCCAACACAGCGTTTAATTAGCGATAGGCCGATTGGCAATGCCACAGAAAAAGAAGTAGGTAATGATGCTACGGATTAGTTCTGATCCCGTGGTTTGTGTCTCCACAAACTACTGCGTAAATTAAAGAAAATTGCTATATAGAAGATGTAATGGATAAGGGAAAAAAGTTGCTTTTTTTGGAAAGCAGAACCTGTAGGAATGATTAAAGTTTGTTCCTGCTATCCACTACAAGTCCTCTCCCGATGAAAAATCGGGATCCGGGCTTTCCGTTGCTATCAGGTTTAGGTGGATTCTTCAGTGTTTCAAAATACTTTCAGGTTCCGTGGTCTGCGCACTCAAATAACACTACGCTAGTCCAAGGTAGTAAAAACAAAAAGCCGGTTTAGCATTAACTAAACCGGCTTTTTTATAAAATATTATATCCTTAGCTTAAAGTTGCCAATGTAGTGATTCCGCCTTTTACCACCTGGTTAAGTTCTACATTAACTTTGGTGCCTACCGGAAGAAAAACATCTACCCTCGATCCGAATTTGATAAAACCGAACTGTTCAGTTTGTATCACCTGATCGCCTTCTTTTACATACCATACAATCCTGCGGGCCAAAGCACCTGCAATTTGACGGAACAATACAGGTGTACCGTTTTTATGCTCGACAACAGTGGTTGTACGTTCATTTTCGGTCGATGATTTTGGATTCCACGCTGCAAGATATTTTCCCGGGTGATATTTGAAGAATTTTACCACTCCTGAAATTGGATTACGGTTAATGTGAACGTTTACTGGCGACATAAAAATCGAAACCTGTAAACGTTTATCTTTAAAATATTCTCCTTCTTCAGTTTCTTCAATTACCACTACTTTACCATCTGCAGGGCAAATAACAAGGTTATCGCCTGAAGAAAAGCTGCGGCTCGGATTGCGGAAAAACTGCAATACAATAATGAATAATGCAGCTGAAAAAATATAAATGAACCAACGCAACCAGGTAATGTCGTGATATTTATAATCAACAATAGCGTTGATAACGAAAATAAACAGTATGCTTAAGGCAATGGTAGTGTAACCTTCTTTATGTATGGTCATTGTGTTAAAAATTATTGGGCAAAGGTGCGAAAAATAAATTAATCCAATTTAAAAATTATGCGCCCGTTGCTCTGTAAATATCAGTCAGGTTTCTGCCAAGACCATTATAGTCTAGTCCATAGCCCACCACAAATTCGTTAGGTATTTCAAAACCAACATATTCAAGTGCTTTAATTTCATGTTTTAAAGCACTTGGTTTAAGTAAAAGAGACGCAACTTTAACTGAAGCCGGATTTTTTTCTTTTATCGTTTTTAAAATATGCGTTAAGGTTAAGCCTGTATCAACAATGTCTTCTACAATAACAATATCTCTGCCTTCGATGTTATCCGGCAATCCGATCAGTTCTTTTACATTCCCCGAACTTGCTGTTCCTTCGTAAGAAGCTACACGCATAAAAGCAACTTCGCAAGGTACATTAATCTCTTTGATCAAATCAGCCATAAATAGGAAGCTGCCATTTAGTACACCGATAAATAACGGACATTTATTTTCGTAGTCCACATTCATCTGGATACCCAGTAAACGGATCCTTTTGTTTAGGGTATCATTTTCTAAAAATATCTCGAACTCCTTATCCTCTACTTTTATTTTGTGCATGCCGCTATGGGATGGTTAATTGTATAAATTGGTTAAATGTTAATTGTTTTATAGTTTGGCTGAACTGTAAACTGCCAATCGCCAACTGTAAACTGGTTACTGCTGGGCCTTTTCCAATTCTTTTTGTCTTCTTCGTTCTTCCCTTCGCTCCTGCCTCAATTGCTTTTTGGTTTTGGTGGTATCGGCAGGTGTGGGGGTCTGTTTATTTGTCGTAGTGTCTTTTTTAGCTCCACTACCAAAAAGGCGTTCGAAGAAACCTTTATTTTTATCGTGTATAATTACAACTGGTAGTCCATCTCCATCATCGTCAAATGCAGAGGTATCAACCACGGCAGTGTCAGGTGCTAAGTAACGACGGAGTCCTTCTCTCAGGCGAACATTATAAAAGCCATAACCTGAGGTGTCGCCAGGTGTTAAGCCTTTTCTAGCCATAATATTACCCATAAACCTGAAATAGTTGAACATATAGGGTTTCAGACTACCATCAGCCATAAATTTATACATCGACGCTTTAGGTTTAGGTACAATACTGGCCAGGAACAGTCCATCGCCAATAGTTAAATCCGCAGGTTGTTTTCCAAAATAGTATCGTGATGCTTCCCCTATCCCATAAATATTCTTTCCCAACTCCATGATGTTGAAGTATACCTCCAGCATCCGCTGTTTGCTAATCAGGTGGTTATGTTCAATAAGCCAAACAATCAAAATCTCCTCGGCTTTACGGGCCAAAGTTTTCTGACGGCTTAAATATACATTCTTAACCAGTTGCATGCTGATGGTACTACCACCACGCTTAAATTTCTTTTCTTTAAAATTTACGGCGATTGATTTGCGAATCGATTCTTCAACAAAACCATTGTGCGTAAAAAATGAAGGATCTTCCGCAGTTAAAACGGCATTGATAAAATTCTTTGAAATGGCTGATAATGGTGTGAAATTAGGGTTGGATGGTCCAATGGTAATATCACGCATCGGTTTGCCATATTCGTAAGGTGTATATACAAAAGTATTGTTGATTTTTTGCAGGTTGGTTTTTCCCCACTGAACAATTTTAAAATTAACCGGTGTTAGTGTAGAATTGAAACGCACACTATCAGGTATTTTGGTGTCCAGGTAAAAGTTAAGGTTATATTTAACTTTGCCTTGCACTTTAAGTCCCTCGAGCGATTCGAACAAGCCTTGTGGAAATGCATCTAAAATCCCTTGCGCATCCTGCTCTTCAGCATTTAGCTTTAGCTCATATATTTTATTCTTTCCTAAAGTATATTTAACAAAAGGATGGATCTGGGCATTTTTCAAATAAGCTGTTGAGGTACTGTCCAAAGCAATGTAATTAGGTCCAACTAAAATATCAGCATCTAGTTTTGCGCTTTGGATAATAATATCGTTTGAAGCAATGCGGTGTTGGTTAATCAACATGTTTTTAACTGACCACGAGCCAGATATCTTATAATCATCGCCACTGTATTTGGCATTTTTTAATTCGGTTTGCAAGGTATCGAAGCTCAACTTGGCATGTAGTTTACTATTTAGGTAGGGCAATTCCAACTTTTTTCCATCAGCATACGCTATAAAGTTTAACTTTTTACTTCCCGGATTAACATAACCATTAATATGCCAGGTAGATTCGTTGTTGTTCACTTCAATGGTCGATTTTAAATCGCCGCCATCTATCGTTGCAGTGGTTGCAAAACTTAACCTGGCCGTATCGTGATCGTTTAACCTAAAAACCATGTTTTTTACATCCATATCGTCAGGGATTTTATATAAAACCTGATTTAAAATGTTGCTGGCTATTTCTGATAAATTTGCTTTCCGGTTGGTTTGAGTGCTGTCTTTTTTCTTACGTTTTAAGATGAAATCGATATTTGTAGTCGAATCTTTAAGTACCACATTAACAAAACCATCTTTCAGTTTTACTTCCGAAAGTTTTACGTTACCGAATATTAATGGAAAAAGTTTAACACTAACACTCAACTCATTAATGTTCGAAAGGGTGTCACGTTCTTTAGGAACAACAGTAATATTAGTCATTTTAACCGTGCTGAGCCCGGTGAAACCTGCTGATCCGATTTTGACGTCCAGGTCATAATCTTTATTGGCCTTGGCAACTGCTTTAGCCACCATTTTTTTAAGAAGCGCTTCCCTTTTGCTATAGGCTACCGCCCCCAGAGCAATACAAACAACTAAAAAAACACCTAAAACCCAGGCTCCGATTTTTAAATATTTTTTGGGGATCTTAATTTTTGGTATTTGCATATAGTCGTTAAAATGGTTAATTGCTTAAACGTAACAATTAAA
This genomic interval carries:
- a CDS encoding transglycosylase domain-containing protein, with protein sequence MQIPKIKIPKKYLKIGAWVLGVFLVVCIALGAVAYSKREALLKKMVAKAVAKANKDYDLDVKIGSAGFTGLSTVKMTNITVVPKERDTLSNINELSVSVKLFPLIFGNVKLSEVKLKDGFVNVVLKDSTTNIDFILKRKKKDSTQTNRKANLSEIASNILNQVLYKIPDDMDVKNMVFRLNDHDTARLSFATTATIDGGDLKSTIEVNNNESTWHINGYVNPGSKKLNFIAYADGKKLELPYLNSKLHAKLSFDTLQTELKNAKYSGDDYKISGSWSVKNMLINQHRIASNDIIIQSAKLDADILVGPNYIALDSTSTAYLKNAQIHPFVKYTLGKNKIYELKLNAEEQDAQGILDAFPQGLFESLEGLKVQGKVKYNLNFYLDTKIPDSVRFNSTLTPVNFKIVQWGKTNLQKINNTFVYTPYEYGKPMRDITIGPSNPNFTPLSAISKNFINAVLTAEDPSFFTHNGFVEESIRKSIAVNFKEKKFKRGGSTISMQLVKNVYLSRQKTLARKAEEILIVWLIEHNHLISKQRMLEVYFNIMELGKNIYGIGEASRYYFGKQPADLTIGDGLFLASIVPKPKASMYKFMADGSLKPYMFNYFRFMGNIMARKGLTPGDTSGYGFYNVRLREGLRRYLAPDTAVVDTSAFDDDGDGLPVVIIHDKNKGFFERLFGSGAKKDTTTNKQTPTPADTTKTKKQLRQERREERRRQKELEKAQQ
- a CDS encoding mechanosensitive ion channel family protein, translated to MLDSAFFDQVFWGNTVKAYFLLGGILFLGLIFKRIVSKLLSKLLFRLFKNFSSQSHDEAFVGLLLKPIEVFILLTTLYLSINQLKHPLEVAVFHYSKLIGKVKELIPVTIGDCIDRIFLFGIILSVFWIILRIIDFISHVWLYKASLTENKADDQLVPFLKELLKTVVIFIGFFTLLGFVFEVNVLTLITGLGIGGIAIALAAKESLENLIGSFTIFLDKPFTVGDLVKVDGVEGTVEKVGFRSTRIRTSEKTMATLPNRGMIDGVLENLSLRNSRKVSFVIGLTYETSSDSLRKIITEIESYINNHEGTSDDGNASFKSFGDSGLNVEVNYFVTVLNYTEFLKIRQEINLEIMDIVIRNKSDFAYPTQRLISDRPIGNATEKEVGNDATD
- a CDS encoding phosphatidylserine decarboxylase family protein, whose product is MTIHKEGYTTIALSILFIFVINAIVDYKYHDITWLRWFIYIFSAALFIIVLQFFRNPSRSFSSGDNLVICPADGKVVVIEETEEGEYFKDKRLQVSIFMSPVNVHINRNPISGVVKFFKYHPGKYLAAWNPKSSTENERTTTVVEHKNGTPVLFRQIAGALARRIVWYVKEGDQVIQTEQFGFIKFGSRVDVFLPVGTKVNVELNQVVKGGITTLATLS
- the hpt gene encoding hypoxanthine phosphoribosyltransferase, yielding MHKIKVEDKEFEIFLENDTLNKRIRLLGIQMNVDYENKCPLFIGVLNGSFLFMADLIKEINVPCEVAFMRVASYEGTASSGNVKELIGLPDNIEGRDIVIVEDIVDTGLTLTHILKTIKEKNPASVKVASLLLKPSALKHEIKALEYVGFEIPNEFVVGYGLDYNGLGRNLTDIYRATGA
- the rplS gene encoding 50S ribosomal protein L19; the encoded protein is MDLVKFVEEQAIAKKDFPAFKSGDTVSVHYKIREGNKERIQIYQGVVIQRNSAGANETFTVRKMSNSIGVERIFPINSPNIEKVEVNSYGKVRRAKLFYLRALTGKAARIKSLRK